The Temnothorax longispinosus isolate EJ_2023e chromosome 12, Tlon_JGU_v1, whole genome shotgun sequence genome includes a window with the following:
- the LOC139822719 gene encoding uncharacterized protein, with translation MKKAVINVRSNDNACFAWAIISAMYPAQINVDRCSAYPYYSILNLDGIEFPMTLKQISRFERLNNVSVNVFTVWRNKKKRNENEIAPIRLTDDKKDSHVNLLYLLDSRNNSNVGHFVWIKNLPRLVVGSQLNRNRKMKYICDRCLHYFYSSEKLSAHSVDCEKMNDCAIVLPNDDDKWLCFRDHSRKERLPFVVYADQECVLEKEEIDNDNVKRYAYQHHKAFSVGYYLCNPYDNIAAAYRFRRGEDCVSWFVNELNVIAHCAREILMTNVTMAELTLDETRNFSSATSCHICERPFESQDQRVRDHCHLTGRYRGPAHPRCNLFYRDSYVIPVFFHNLSGYDAHFIIKDIANSFEGSIDLLPLTKETTSLEKLASYLDRNKLKITRSEFSELSESDFNLLTRKGVFPYEYVDGFDKLLVTELPPREAFYSSLTGEIATDSDYEHVRNVWRCFRVENLGEYSDLYLKTDVFLLADIFENFRDACIDAYGLDPAHYYTLPGYTWDAMLKHTGVRFELLTDIDMVMFVEHGIRGGLSQCSNRYARANNKYMRSHDSSQSSTYLMYLDVNNLYGWAMCEPLPYAEFQWVDDAESLDIMSVTLDSAIGYILEVDLAYPHELHDVHADLPFCPTRDKPPGKRCDKLLATLCDKSHYVLH, from the exons atgaaaaaagcgGTGATCAACGTGCGTTCGAACGACAACGCGTGTTTTGCGTGGGCGATAATCTCCGCTATGTATCCCGCTCAAATAAACGTTGACAGGTGTAGCGCGTACCCTTACTATTCAATACTGAATCTCGACGGAATCGAATTTCCTATGACGCTGAAGCAAATTTCGAGGTTCGAACGACTCAACAACGTGTCCGTCAACGTTTTCACCGTTTGGAGGAATAAGAAGAAACGGAACGAAAACGAGATCGCTCCTATACGGCTCACTGACGATAAGAAGGACAGTCACGTCAATCTGTTGTATCTGTTAGATTCGCGAAACAACTCGAACGTTGGTCATTTCGTGTGGATAAAGAATCTACCGCGATTGGTGGTGGGGTCTCAGTTGAACAGGAACAGGAAGATGAAGTACATTTGTGATCG atgcTTACACTACTTTTACTCGAGTGAGAAATTGTCCGCTCACAGCGTCGACTGCGAAAAGATGAACGACTGCGCTATCGTTCTCCcaaacgacgacgacaagTGGCTATGCTTTCGCGATCACAGTAGGAAGGAGCGACTTCCCTTCGTGGTGTACGCCGATCAGGAATGCGTGTtggagaaagaagaaatagaCAACGATAACGTCAAGAGATACGCCTATCAACATCACAAAGCGTTTAGCGTGGGATACTATCTGTGCAATCCGTACGATAATATCGCAGCCGCGTACAGATTTCGTCGCGGCGAGGACTGCGTGTCGTGGTTCGTCAACGAGCTTAACGTTATCGCGCATTGCGCGAGGGAGATACTCATGACGAACGTGACCATGGCGGAGCTCACGCTGGACGAGACTCGAAATTTTTCGAGCGCGACGAGCTGTCACATATGCGAGAGGCCGTTCGAATCGCAGGATCAACGCGTGCGCGATCACTGTCACTTGACCGGACGTTACAGAGGTCCCGCGCATCCGCGCTGCAATCTATTTTATAGAGACTCATACGTTATTCCTGTGTTCTTTCACAATTTGTCCGGTTATGATGCCCACTTTATTATCAAGGATATAGCTAATAGCTTCGAGGGTAGTATCGATTTATTACCGCTCACCAAAGAGAC CACCAGTCTCGAGAAATTGGCGTCGTATCTCGATAGGAACAAGCTGAAAATTACGCGTTCGGAATTTTCGGAACTAAGCGAAAGCGATTTCAACCTGCTCACGCGTAAAGGTGTATTTCCGTACGAGTACGTCGACGGCTTTGATAAGCTGCTGGTGACGGAATTACCACCGCGCGAGGCCTTTTACAGTTCGTTGACCGGCGAGATCGCGACTGATAGCGATTACGAGCACGTGCGGAATGTCTGGCGTTgttttcgcgtggaaaatctTGGCGAGTACAGCGATTTGTATCTTAAAACGGATGTGTTTCTTCTGGCGGATATCttcgaaaattttcgcgacGCCTGTATCGACGCTTATGGACTGGATCCCGCGCATTACTACACTCTACCGGGATATACGTGGGACGCGATGCTCAAGCACACGGGGGTGCGATTCGAATTGCTCACCGATATCGACATGGTAATGTTCGTGGAACACGGTATACGCGGTGGTTTGAGTCAATGCTCCAATAGGTACGCGCGAGCTAACAACAAATACATGCGATCGCACGACTCTTCGCAATCGTCGACGTATCTCATGTACCTCGACGTGAACAATCTGTACGGCTGGGCGATGTGCGAACCGTTGCCGTACGCGGAGTTTCAATGGGTCGACGATGCTGAGAGTCTCGATATAATGTCCGTGACATTGGACTCCGCTATCGGTTATATCTTGGAGGTCGACCTTGCGTATCCGCATGAACTTCATGACGTTCATGCTGACCTTCCGTTCTGCCCGACGCGCGATAAGCCTCCCGGAAAACGGTGCGATAAACTCCTCGCTACTCTGTGCGATAAGTCGCACTACGTGCTGCACTAA